GTTCGAAAAGGGGCTCGACGCACCAATATGCCTTACTTGGGAGCTCACCTACGCGTGCAACCTGGCATGCGTGCATTGTCTGTCAGCCTCCGGCAAGCGCGATCCTCGCGAGCTTTCCACTCAGCAGTGCAAGGACATCATCGACGAGCTCGAACGCATGCAAGTGTTCTACGTCAACATCGGCGGCGGCGAGCCGACGGTGCGTCCCGACTTCTGGGAGCTGGTCGACTACGCCACGGAACATCATGTGGGCGTGAAGTTCTCGACCAACGGCGTGCGGATCGACCGAAAGATCGCAGCCAAGCTCGCCGCCAGCGACTACGTCGACGTGCAGATTTCCTTGGACGGTGCGACCGCCGAGGTCAACGACGCCGTGCGCGGTAAGGGCTCGTTCGCGATGGCGATCAAGGCCTTGGACAACCTGGCTGCCGAGGGCTTCCAGGATGCCAAGATCTCCGTCGTCGTCACCCGTCACAACGTCGGTCAGCTCGACGACTTCAAGGTACTCGCCGACACGTACGGGGCGACGCTGCGCATCACCCGTCTGCGCCCGTCGGGTCGCGGCGCCGACGTGTGGGACGAGTTGCACCCCACCTCCGAGCAGCAGGTGCAGCTCTACGATTGGCTGGTCGCTCATGGCGAGGGCGTTCTCACCGGCGATAGTTTCTTCCACCTGTCGGGCCTGGGTGCTCCTGGCGCGCTGGCCGGACTGAACCTGTGCGGCGCCGGGCGAGTGGTTTGTCTCATTGACCCCATCGGTGACGTCTACGCCTGCCCGTTTGCCATCCACGACCGATTCCTGGCTGGAAATGTGTTGTCCGACGGCGGGTTCGACGCGGTGTGGAAGTATGCGCCGCTGTTCCGCGAGCTGCGCGAGCCACAATCGGCTGGGGCTTGCGATGGCTGCGGTCACTTCGATGCCTGCCGAGGCGGTTGCATGGCCGCCAAGTTCTTCACCGGTCTGCCACTTGACGGACCCGACCCGGAGTGTGTCATCGGCCACGGCGAGAGCGCACTGGCCGCAGTACGGGAAAAACCCCGCCCCTGCGGGGATCACTCGCGCAGCGCTCCCCGCAAGCAGGTAGCCCCGGTGGCACTGACTCTGTCGCTGCGTCCACCCACCGTACTCACCCCGGCAACAACGCCTGTTCGCTACTGCAACGAAAGTCCTGTTTGATCGTGGCTCGCGACGCGTGGTTCGAAACAGTCACCATCGCCCAGCAGAGGGCGAAGAAGCGGCTGCCGAAGTCCGTCTACTCCTCGCTGATCTCGGCGAGCGAGAAGGGCGTGACCGTCACCGACAACGTCGAGTCATTCAGTGAGCTCGGCTTCGCACCGCATGTCATCGGAGCGCTGGAGAAGCGCGATTTAGCGACGACGGTTATGGGGCAGGACATCGCGCTGCCGGTGCTCATATCGCCCACCGGCGTACAAGCCGTCCACCCCGACGGGGAGGTTGCGGTGGCCAGGGCGGCCGCCGCCCGCGGTACGGCGATGGGCCTGTCATCGTTCGCTAGCAAGCCGATCGAAGACGTCATCGCCGCCAACGACAAACTGTTCTTCCAGGTGTACTGGCTCGGTGGCCGCGACGCGATCGCCCAACGCGTGCAGCGCGCCAAGGATGCAGGGGCCGTGGGGCTGATCGTGACGACCGACTGGAGCTTCTCCCACGGTCGTGACTGGGGCAGCCCCAAGATCCCTGAACAGATGGATCTCAAGACCATGCTCAGGATGGCTCCCGAGGTGCTGACGAAACCGCGCTGGCTCTGGAGCTTTGGCAAGACCGTCAGCCCGCCCAACCTGCGGGTTCCCAACCAGGGCCCCAAGGGTGAGCTCGGTCCACCATTCTTCGGCGTCTACGGCGAATGGATGGGCACTTCGCCTCCCACGTGGGAGGACATGGCATGGCTGCGCGAACTCTGGGGTGGGCCGTTCATGATGAAGGGCATCATCCGCGTCGATGACGCCAAACGTGCTGTAGACATTGGCGTTTCGGCAATCTCCGTGTCCAACCACGGCGGCAACAACCTGGACGGGACACCAGCGGCCATCCGCGCGCTCCCCGCGATCGCCGACGCCGTCGGAAGCGACGTCGAGGTCTTGTTGGACGGCGGCATCCGCCGAGGCAGCGACGTCGTCAAGGCGATCGCACTTGGCGCCCGTGCTGTCATGATCGGCCGCGCTTACCTGTGGGGGCTGGCGGCCGAGGGACAGTCGGGCGTCGAGAACGTCCTCGACATCCTGCGCAGCGGAATCGACTCGGCGTTGATGGGCCTCGGCAAGGCGTCGACCCGTGATCTCGCGCCGGACGACATCTTGATTCCTGACGGCTTCACTCGAGCGTTGGGAGTGCCGCCAGTGTCATGACACGGCACCTCAGTGCGTTCGATCGGTTGACCGGTTACGGACGGTTCACTGTCTGGCCAGAGGTCGGGTAGCCGCAGCCACTGAGCTCGGCGAATCTGTGGCCACGAACCGGACTGCTGGTTAACATCGTGATATCCACCGGGTCAGGAAGGACCCCCATGACCGCAGAAGCGACTTCCCCACCCACCCCGTCCGTCGACGCCGCGGACATTCCGACGATCGTCGCCAGGCTCCGCAAGACGTTTGCCACCGGCCGCACCCGCGACGTGGCATGGCGGAAACGCCAGCTGGAGGGGTTGCACCGGCTCATCGTCGACAACGAACCCGCCATCGCGGCAGCACTGGACCAGGATCTTGGTCGGAAGCCGTTCGAGGCGTGGTTGGCCGACATCGCCAGCCCTGCAGGTGAAGCCGCGGATGCCGCGAAGAACGTCGCGAAGTGGACCAAGCGCAAGCATCGACTATTGGAGATGGCGCAGTTGCCCGGCCGCGCCTGGATTGAGTACGAGCCGTTCGGCACGGTGCTCGTCATCGGTGCGTGGAACTTCCCCTTCGCGCTGACGTTGGGCCCCGCGGTGGGCGCTATCGCCGCGGGAAACACCGTCGTCCTCAAACCGTCCGAGGTGTCGCCAGCGTCGTCGGCGCTCATGGCCGATCTGGTGCCGCGATACCTCGACCCGACCGCCATCACCGTCGTCGAAGGGGACGCCACGGTGAGCCAGGAACTCATCGCGCAAGGCTTCGACAAACTGTGCTTCACAGGCGGCACCGAGATCGGGCGCAAGGTCTACGAAGGGGCAGCGACACACCTCACGCCGGTCACGCTCGAATAGGGCGGCAAGAGCCCCGTCATCGTCGCAGCGGA
This genomic stretch from Mycobacterium paraterrae harbors:
- the mftC gene encoding mycofactocin radical SAM maturase (MftC is a radical SAM/SPASM enzyme that catalyzes the first two steps in biosynthesis of the electron carrier mycofactocin from the terminal Val-Tyr dipeptide of the precursor peptide MftA.), producing MTTVAPVPRLTEQFEKGLDAPICLTWELTYACNLACVHCLSASGKRDPRELSTQQCKDIIDELERMQVFYVNIGGGEPTVRPDFWELVDYATEHHVGVKFSTNGVRIDRKIAAKLAASDYVDVQISLDGATAEVNDAVRGKGSFAMAIKALDNLAAEGFQDAKISVVVTRHNVGQLDDFKVLADTYGATLRITRLRPSGRGADVWDELHPTSEQQVQLYDWLVAHGEGVLTGDSFFHLSGLGAPGALAGLNLCGAGRVVCLIDPIGDVYACPFAIHDRFLAGNVLSDGGFDAVWKYAPLFRELREPQSAGACDGCGHFDACRGGCMAAKFFTGLPLDGPDPECVIGHGESALAAVREKPRPCGDHSRSAPRKQVAPVALTLSLRPPTVLTPATTPVRYCNESPV
- the mftD gene encoding pre-mycofactocin synthase MftD (MftD, an enzyme found in the mycofactocin biosynthesis locus, performs an oxidative deamination of 3-amino-5-[(p-hydroxyphenyl)methyl]-4,4-dimethyl-2-pyrrolidinone (AHDP). The resulting compound, now called pre-mycofactocin (PMFT), is a biologically active redox cofactor that can oxidize the non-exchangeable NADH of TIGR03971 family SDR-type oxidoreductases.); the protein is MARDAWFETVTIAQQRAKKRLPKSVYSSLISASEKGVTVTDNVESFSELGFAPHVIGALEKRDLATTVMGQDIALPVLISPTGVQAVHPDGEVAVARAAAARGTAMGLSSFASKPIEDVIAANDKLFFQVYWLGGRDAIAQRVQRAKDAGAVGLIVTTDWSFSHGRDWGSPKIPEQMDLKTMLRMAPEVLTKPRWLWSFGKTVSPPNLRVPNQGPKGELGPPFFGVYGEWMGTSPPTWEDMAWLRELWGGPFMMKGIIRVDDAKRAVDIGVSAISVSNHGGNNLDGTPAAIRALPAIADAVGSDVEVLLDGGIRRGSDVVKAIALGARAVMIGRAYLWGLAAEGQSGVENVLDILRSGIDSALMGLGKASTRDLAPDDILIPDGFTRALGVPPVS